TTCAACTTGAAGCGCGATCAATTCATTTTTTACAACCAATAACTCTTCTTTTAATGCCTCATCTACGGCTTTCTGTGCAATAATCGACTTCTCATTTTTTTGTGGAGCCTGTGCGACTGATTGCGCTTCCGGTTTAGTATTTTTTTTAGCAGGTGTTACGCTGGATTTGGCTTTATTTACCGTTACGTTAGGCTTAGGCGTATACTTGTTAATTAACGCCATCGCCTCTCTATCTGTTTGTTGTAAAACGAAGTCTAACGTTGGAATGGTAATATTCGAAGATGCAATCGGTCTATTAATATTACCGTTAAAAAATGCATTAGGATTTAATTTATAGATACCAAGAAGGGTTTGTTGAATACTAACCCTATCGCTCGGTCTAAGTTTAGAGGCAATTGACCATAATGTTTCACTCGTCGTAATTGGCCCATATTGCCCATTAGAAGTTGCAGTTTCTCCATTAGGTCCCGTTAAATCAAGGGCGAAACTTTGTGGTGCAGAAAATATTAAAGAAGAGCAGCATACAAGAGTAAGCAGGAGACGCTTCATATCCATTCCTTGTTAAAAGCAAAAATAAGTCGTTAATAAACAGTTCTATTAACTTGAATAATAAACTAGCTCATTCAACTGCCGTGTAATTATCTAAAAAGTTAGGCTAGAATTGAGATTTAGCCCACTATAATATTCTATTCAAAATTATAAATAGGTATGTATTAGCTTTTCAGCAACCATAATCGCATTTGTCGCAATACCAAAGTGAATGTTATCTGCACAAACCCATAGATTGATACCACATGGATCACAAACATCTTTTCGTAATCGCCCGACTTGTACGCTCTCATTACCAATAACATCATTAATCATGTCTGGATAATCACAAACTGATTTTGCTAACACAATTCCATCGCTGTGATGTAATGACTGTGCAACCTCATCAAGCTCGACAGGGTAATGCGTTTGTAAGTGTACGGCTTGCGCACATCCATAAAACATTGGTACAACAGCCTGTGTTGATGAAACAATAATAGCGGGGTCATTTAATAGTGAACGTATTTCATTTACTAAACGTAATTCACTTAAACTAATACCTTCATCATCAAGCGCGCCAACTTGTGGAAACACATTGAACGCACACTGTTGAGGAAAGTTAGAACTCTCTATTGCCATGCCATTTAACAAGCGAGCGGTTTCACCTGCGAGCGTTGTTACGCCAACCTTACCCGTTACCGACACAGAGTGATAACTTGCAACATTGACACGTACTAAGCCCACTTCTTGATTAATCTGCTTAATTGCTAAACTTAACTGCGCACTTTCACTGCTTGGAATCGCTATTTTATTGGTTTCTAAATAACGGCCAAGGTGGTCGTCATTAACACCGATTTGGACCAATGGAACGTTAATATCTTCGCTAAAAGTGCCGCTATTATCTATAACAATACAATACTCACTCGCGACATCTGCCCATTTTTGAGTGGTTTCGATATCCGTTAAGAAAAATGCGATATCCACTTTTTGCCAATCAAATTCCTCGATATTGCTAACAGTTAGCGATTTTCCTGAAAACATAACGGTTTCAATATCTGTTTCACCATTAGCAAGCGGGTAAACCTTAGCAACTGGAAAGTCTCGTTTGACAAGCACTTCTAGTGTCGTTTCAATACACCCATGGATGTCACCTATCAGCGCGATATTATATTCAGATTTCATTGTATTCCTTGCTGTTACTCGTTAGTTGAAAAACCTAACCTAGTTAATAATGCATTTTGTGATTTATGTGCGTTAACCGTCAATGTAGATAATTCACGGCGTTCTTGGTAAGTTTTTCGCATAGTATCAAAACCATCAACTTGTTCAATCATTTGACGGAATAAATAGTCATCTCTGCGCACATCAAAAATCAGATGGACGAGTGATTTTAATAGTGTTTGGTCCACTGTCTGTGAAATATTGATAGCATTAATCGCAGCAGTCGGTAGGAAATCCTTTAACGTATACGTTGTTGGTAACGACAATAAATCGGTTAATGCTTGATATAGCATTTCCGTCCCACGTACTTTGCCATCTAAGCTATAACCGGCAATATGCGGTGTTGCAATTTCCACCAAAGGTAACAACCGTTTTTCTATATTGGGTTCATTTTCCCACACGTCAAATACGAGAGAGGGTAACTTCTGCCCGTTGGCAATTTCTAACAAGGCTTGATTATCAATCACATCACCACGTGATGCATTCAATAAAATCTGCCCACTCGTTAATGTCGATAACACTTCATGGTTAAACATATGGACCGTTGGAAACGGACCTACAGTGATTTTAGGGACATGTAGGGTAATGATATCCGCTTTGAGAACATCGCTGAATTGACAAAAATCGCGCTTATCACCTGCTAGCTGCAAGGGGGGATCATATAACTTACAGTTGACACCCAAAGCCGTTAAACGTTGAAATACCGCACTACCCGTATTACCAGCGCCAACAATCGCCACTGTTTTATCGGTGAGTTGAAACTGTTTTTTTTCAGCGAGTACCAACAAACTACTTAAAATATATTCCGCAACAGAGACCTTATTACACCCTGGCGCACTGCTGAAAGCCACGCCTCTGTTTTGTAGATACTTTTGATCGATATGGTCGGTGCCGATGGTTGCTGTGCCAACAAATTTAAGAGACTGATTAAGGTGTAATAACGTCTCATTAACTTGCGTAATAGAGCGAACTAATAACACATCGGCATGACGTAATTGTTCCGCTGTGACACTACGACCAGCAAAATAATGTAGCGAGCCTAATTCAGCGAAGAACTCCTGTGCATAAGGAATATTTTCATCTATATAAATATTCATTTAATTTCCTACAAAAAAAGGAGCGTAAGCTCCTTTTTATTTATTATCAATAACGAATTAAATGGTTAGTAACGCTTAAATACCAAGGTTGCGTTGGTACCACCAAAACCGAAACTGTTAGACATAACAAGGTTCAATTTAGCATCCTCAGCTTGGTTAGCAACAATCGGTAAACTAACTGCTTTTTCATCGATTTCTTCAATATTAATTGAAGGAGAGATAAAGTTATTTTCCATCATGATCAGGCTATAAATGGCCTCATGGACACCAGCGGCACCTAAAGCATGACCTGTTTGCGATTTTGTCGCACTAATCTTTGGTGCTTTATCGCCAAACACTTCATTAATCGCCTCGAGCTCTTTAGTGTCGCCAACGGGGGTAGAAGTACCATGTGTATTAAGGTAATCAATATCGCCCTCTACCGTCGATAAAGCCTGACGCATACAGCGAACAGCACCTTCTCCAGAAGGAGCAACCATATCGTAACCGTCTGATGTTGCACCGTAACCAACAATTTCAGCGTATATTTTAGCACCACGAGCAAGCGCATGCTCTAACTCTTCAACGACAACCATACCGCCACCACCGGAGATAACAAAACCGTCACGGTTTGCATCATAAGTACGAGACGCTTTTTCTGGTGTTTCGTTGTATTTACTTGATAAAGCACCCATGGCATCGAACTCACAAGCCATGGTCCAATGTAACTCTTCACCACCACCAGCAAAAACAATATCTTGTTTACCAAGCTGAATTTGCTCAAGTGCATGACCAATACAATGAGAGCTTGTTGCGCACGCAGAACTCATTGAATAGTTAATACCTTTAATTTTAAAAGGTGTTGCAACACATGCAGATGTGGTACTTGCCATGGTACGAGGCACCATGTAAGGGCCAACACGACGAACGCCCTTATCAAGCATAATTTGGCAAGCTTCTACTTGATTTTTAGATGAGCCACCACCCGACCCTGCAACGATGCCGGTTCGCTCATTAGAGACCATTTCAGGTGGTAAGTTTGCGTCGGCAATAGCCTGTTCCATTGATAAATAAGTATATGCAGCGGCATCACCCATGAAACGCATCACTTTACGGTCAATATGTTGCGATGGATCTATTTTTAAATCCCCCCAAACGTGGCTACGCATTTTCAATTCTGCAAATTGCTCGGAGAAGGTTATGCCTGATTTACCACTTTTAAGTGAAGCTAAAACTTCTTCTTTATTGTTACCAATACTAGAAACAATACCAATACCTGTAATTACTGCTCTTTTCATTATTAAGCCTTTATTGCTTGAGGGACTAATTATATGATGATAGAAATGTAGTTTTACTTGTTAGCTACACATCGAGCATCCAAATATAATCGCACAGAGTGGGAAATATAACTTGTATCAAGGTAAAAGCAAATTAATTCAACACGCAAAAATAGACTGGTCTGATCAGTCAGAACCTTATTCCCCTGAATTTCAAGACATCTACTTCAATACAGAAGAAGGTTTAAAGGAATCGCTTTATGTGTTTTTAGCGGGTAATGCGTTGCCTGAGCGATGGCTTAAATCAACGCAGCCCTTTTTTAGCATTGCCGAAACAGGCTTCGGTACAGGTTTAAATTTTTTAATCACCTGCTTGGAATTTCAAAAATTTAAAAGAGAAAACCCCGAGGCTCCGTTAAAGCGTTTATATTTTACTAGCTTTGAGCTATACCCGTTATCACTTGCAGATTTACAACAGGCTTTACAGAGATGGCCATTACTCGAGAATTTTATTGCACCGCTACTCGCTCAATACCCACTGCCTCTCCCCGGATGCCACCGCATAACCTTAGATGAATTCGATATTACCTTAGACCTTTGGTTTGGTGATGTAACGACCACCTTGCCAACGCTCTATTGTTATCCCTCAGGGCTGTTTGATTGTTGGTATCTCGATGGTTTCGCGCCGAGTAAAAACCCAGAAATGTGGAGCAACGCGCTTTTTACCCAGATAGCTCAGACTTGTAAGGCTAACGCAACCATCGCCACCTTCACTGCCGCAGGATTTGTCCGACGAGGATTAACTTTAGCTGGTTTTAACATGAACAAACGTAAAGGTTATGGCAAAAAACGGGAAATGTTAGTCGGGCAACTCGTATCATCCCCAATAAAATCAATATTACAGGGACAACATTACCGACCTACTGCAACCACACGTAGCCGTGATATAGCCATTATCGGGGGGGGAATAAGCAGTGCATGTCTATCCTTGGCGTTAATAAAACGCGGTTATAAAGTCACCCTATATTGTCAAAATAGTGACATCGCATCGGGCGCATCAGGTAATCAACAGGGGGCACTCTATCCA
This window of the Psychromonas sp. MME1 genome carries:
- a CDS encoding aspartate-semialdehyde dehydrogenase gives rise to the protein MKSEYNIALIGDIHGCIETTLEVLVKRDFPVAKVYPLANGETDIETVMFSGKSLTVSNIEEFDWQKVDIAFFLTDIETTQKWADVASEYCIVIDNSGTFSEDINVPLVQIGVNDDHLGRYLETNKIAIPSSESAQLSLAIKQINQEVGLVRVNVASYHSVSVTGKVGVTTLAGETARLLNGMAIESSNFPQQCAFNVFPQVGALDDEGISLSELRLVNEIRSLLNDPAIIVSSTQAVVPMFYGCAQAVHLQTHYPVELDEVAQSLHHSDGIVLAKSVCDYPDMINDVIGNESVQVGRLRKDVCDPCGINLWVCADNIHFGIATNAIMVAEKLIHTYL
- a CDS encoding 4-phosphoerythronate dehydrogenase, with translation MNIYIDENIPYAQEFFAELGSLHYFAGRSVTAEQLRHADVLLVRSITQVNETLLHLNQSLKFVGTATIGTDHIDQKYLQNRGVAFSSAPGCNKVSVAEYILSSLLVLAEKKQFQLTDKTVAIVGAGNTGSAVFQRLTALGVNCKLYDPPLQLAGDKRDFCQFSDVLKADIITLHVPKITVGPFPTVHMFNHEVLSTLTSGQILLNASRGDVIDNQALLEIANGQKLPSLVFDVWENEPNIEKRLLPLVEIATPHIAGYSLDGKVRGTEMLYQALTDLLSLPTTYTLKDFLPTAAINAINISQTVDQTLLKSLVHLIFDVRRDDYLFRQMIEQVDGFDTMRKTYQERRELSTLTVNAHKSQNALLTRLGFSTNE
- the fabB gene encoding beta-ketoacyl-ACP synthase I translates to MKRAVITGIGIVSSIGNNKEEVLASLKSGKSGITFSEQFAELKMRSHVWGDLKIDPSQHIDRKVMRFMGDAAAYTYLSMEQAIADANLPPEMVSNERTGIVAGSGGGSSKNQVEACQIMLDKGVRRVGPYMVPRTMASTTSACVATPFKIKGINYSMSSACATSSHCIGHALEQIQLGKQDIVFAGGGEELHWTMACEFDAMGALSSKYNETPEKASRTYDANRDGFVISGGGGMVVVEELEHALARGAKIYAEIVGYGATSDGYDMVAPSGEGAVRCMRQALSTVEGDIDYLNTHGTSTPVGDTKELEAINEVFGDKAPKISATKSQTGHALGAAGVHEAIYSLIMMENNFISPSINIEEIDEKAVSLPIVANQAEDAKLNLVMSNSFGFGGTNATLVFKRY